ATCGGGTCGGACTTCTCGAAATGCAGCTCCACGGTGACCTTCTCGCCCTGCTTCGGCTGCTGCTTGAGCTTCATGAACATGATGTGGCTTCCACCGCGTTCGAGATCGAGGTCGCCGTCCGCCGGGACGTCGAAGGCCTTCACCTCCTGCATCGTCTGGTTCTTCGACTCGTGGATCGTGATGTCGTCGGAGATGTCGCTGGTGATGGTGGTGAGCTTGTCCGCCCCGCCGCCGCTGTTGTGCACCCTCAGAAAACCGGCTGCCATGTCACCGACGGGCTGCGGCATGAACCCGCCGCTGACCTTCAACTCCGGCTTGCCGGCGGACGAGCAGCCCGTCAGCGCAAGCCCCGTGGTCAGGGCTATGACGGCGGCGAGGGTCGTTTGGCGGTTCACGGGTTCTCCCCGCGGATGATCTTCGGGAGGTCCTTGGCGTAGTCGTCCGCCGTGGTGTCCTCGCCGTAGAGCACATAGCCCTTGTCGGTCTTCGGGGAGAAGGCGATGACCTGAGCGCCGTGCATGGAGACGACCGTGCCGTCCTTCTCCTTCTTCGGCGGATCGATCCCGATGCCGATCTGCCGTGCGCCGGCCTGGATGGTCGGGAAGTCGCCGGTCAGCCCGGTGAAGGACGGGTCTCCGGCGCTCGGCAGCCACTTGGCCAGCTCGGCCGGGGTGTCGCGCTCCGGATCGGTGGTGACGAACACGACCTGGAGCTTGTCCTGGTCGGACTTGGGAAGCTGCTTTCTGGCGATGGCGATATTGCTCATCGTCAGCGGGCAGACGTCGGGGCAGTGCGTGTAGCCGAAGTAGATCAGCGTGGGCTTGCCCTTGGTGCGCTCACGCAGGTCGTACTTCGTGCCGTGGGTGTCCGTGAGCACGAGGTTCGGCTTGGTGAACGGCTGGTCGAGCACCGTCGCGGGCCTGTTCGCCGCGGCCGAGACATCGGCGACGGGCCCCTTGGCGGAGTCGTCGCCGCCCGAGCAGGCGGAGAGGCTGAGTGCGGCGGCAACGACGAGCGTGGCCGCGAGCACGATCTTCTTACGCATGGAGAAATGTCCCAAATGTCGTGTGCGGACCGTCAGGAGGAGCGACGGCGGCCGGCCAGGACACCGAAGGCCACACCCGCGATGCCGACCAGGATGCCGACGACGGCCAGGATGCGGGCGGTCGTGTCACTGCTGTCGGCAGACGCTGTCCCGGACTTCGTGTCCTCGTCCTGCCCGGCGCTCTTGC
This window of the Streptomyces sp. SLBN-118 genome carries:
- a CDS encoding copper chaperone PCu(A)C, producing the protein MNRQTTLAAVIALTTGLALTGCSSAGKPELKVSGGFMPQPVGDMAAGFLRVHNSGGGADKLTTITSDISDDITIHESKNQTMQEVKAFDVPADGDLDLERGGSHIMFMKLKQQPKQGEKVTVELHFEKSDPITVELPVKEPTYNPQKH
- a CDS encoding SCO family protein; its protein translation is MRKKIVLAATLVVAAALSLSACSGGDDSAKGPVADVSAAANRPATVLDQPFTKPNLVLTDTHGTKYDLRERTKGKPTLIYFGYTHCPDVCPLTMSNIAIARKQLPKSDQDKLQVVFVTTDPERDTPAELAKWLPSAGDPSFTGLTGDFPTIQAGARQIGIGIDPPKKEKDGTVVSMHGAQVIAFSPKTDKGYVLYGEDTTADDYAKDLPKIIRGENP